Proteins encoded in a region of the Pseudomonas putida genome:
- a CDS encoding 2,5-dihydroxypyridine 5,6-dioxygenase gives MPVSNAQLTQMFEHVLKLSRVDETQSVAVLKSHYSDPRTVNAAMEAAQRLKAKVYAVELPAFNHPTAMGNDMTAYCGDTALTGNLAAQRALEAADLVVDTMMLLHSPEQEQILKTGTRILLAVEPPEVLARMLPSEDDKRRVLAAETLLKQARSLHVRSKAGSDFHAPLGQYPAVTEYGYADEPGRWDHWPSGFLFTWPNEDSAEGTLVLDVGDIILPFKNYCRERITLEIEKGFITGIHGGFEAEYLRDYMKYFNDPEVYGISHIGWGLQPRAQWTAMGLHDRNDGMCMDARAFYGNFLFSTGPNTEVGGKRKTPCHLDIPLRNCDIYLDDKAVVLAGDVVAPEESRAR, from the coding sequence ATGCCGGTGAGCAATGCACAACTGACCCAGATGTTCGAGCACGTACTGAAACTGTCCCGCGTGGACGAGACGCAAAGCGTGGCCGTGCTCAAGAGCCACTACTCCGACCCGCGCACGGTCAACGCCGCAATGGAGGCCGCGCAGCGCCTGAAGGCCAAGGTGTATGCGGTAGAGCTGCCGGCGTTCAACCACCCGACCGCCATGGGCAACGACATGACCGCCTACTGCGGCGACACCGCGCTCACCGGCAACCTGGCGGCGCAGCGGGCGCTGGAGGCAGCTGACCTGGTGGTCGACACCATGATGCTGCTGCACTCGCCTGAGCAGGAGCAGATCCTCAAGACCGGCACGCGCATCCTGCTGGCCGTGGAGCCGCCAGAAGTGCTGGCGCGCATGCTGCCGAGCGAAGACGACAAACGTCGGGTACTGGCCGCCGAAACCCTGCTGAAGCAGGCGCGCAGCCTGCATGTACGGTCCAAGGCCGGCAGCGATTTCCACGCCCCGCTTGGCCAGTACCCGGCCGTGACCGAGTACGGTTATGCCGACGAGCCGGGGCGCTGGGACCACTGGCCCAGCGGCTTTTTGTTCACCTGGCCGAACGAGGACAGCGCCGAGGGCACGCTGGTGCTGGACGTGGGCGACATCATCCTGCCGTTCAAGAACTACTGCCGCGAGCGCATTACCCTGGAGATCGAAAAAGGCTTCATCACCGGTATCCATGGCGGTTTCGAGGCCGAGTACCTGCGCGACTACATGAAGTACTTCAATGACCCCGAGGTGTACGGCATCTCGCACATCGGCTGGGGCCTGCAGCCGCGCGCGCAGTGGACAGCCATGGGCCTGCACGACCGCAACGACGGCATGTGCATGGATGCCCGTGCGTTCTACGGCAACTTCCTGTTCTCCACCGGCCCCAACACCGAGGTCGGCGGCAAACGCAAGACCCCGTGCCACCTGGACATCCCACTGCGCAACTGCGACATCTACCTGGATGACAAGGCCGTGGTGCTGGCGGGCGATGTAGTCGCACCAGAGGAGTCGCGCGCGCGATAG
- a CDS encoding MarR family winged helix-turn-helix transcriptional regulator: MPNKTTPSSAPLDTTTPYDVTEQVGHLLRKAYQRHTAIFQQQACDPQLTSIQFVTLCALRDHGPSSQAELIKATAVDQATIRGIVERLKARELVQLSPDPGDRRKVIVELTASGAALLDAMIPCARQISELSMGSLNAGERVAILYLLRKMIDSDDSAG; the protein is encoded by the coding sequence ATGCCGAACAAAACCACACCCAGCAGCGCCCCGCTCGACACCACCACCCCCTACGACGTCACCGAACAGGTCGGCCACCTGCTGCGCAAGGCCTATCAGCGGCACACGGCGATTTTCCAGCAGCAGGCCTGCGACCCGCAGCTTACCTCGATTCAGTTCGTCACCCTGTGCGCCCTGCGCGACCACGGCCCCAGCTCCCAGGCCGAGTTGATCAAAGCCACCGCTGTGGACCAGGCCACCATCCGCGGCATCGTCGAGCGCCTCAAGGCACGCGAACTGGTGCAGCTTTCGCCCGACCCGGGCGACCGGCGCAAGGTCATCGTCGAACTCACCGCCAGCGGTGCGGCATTGCTCGATGCAATGATCCCCTGCGCCCGGCAGATCAGCGAACTGAGCATGGGCAGCCTCAATGCCGGTGAGCGCGTGGCCATTTTGTACCTGCTGCGCAAGATGATCGACAGCGACGACAGCGCGGGTTGA
- a CDS encoding (2Fe-2S)-binding protein produces the protein MQTTISLRINGQPVDVSAMPDTPLLLILRNDLCLNGPKYGCGLGECGACTVIIDGVAARSCVIPLAGAAGRDITTLEGLGNKAAPHPVQQAFIDEQAAQCGYCMNGMIMTAKALLDRIPDPTDEQIRNELSGNLCRCGTHVEILRAVRRAAETRRKA, from the coding sequence ATGCAAACAACCATCTCCCTGCGGATCAACGGCCAGCCGGTCGACGTCAGCGCCATGCCCGACACCCCGCTGCTGCTGATCCTGCGCAACGACCTGTGCCTGAATGGCCCCAAGTACGGCTGCGGCCTGGGCGAATGCGGGGCGTGCACGGTGATCATCGACGGCGTGGCCGCACGCTCGTGCGTCATCCCCCTGGCCGGCGCTGCAGGCCGCGACATCACCACCCTCGAAGGGCTGGGCAACAAGGCTGCGCCACACCCCGTGCAACAGGCGTTCATCGACGAACAGGCGGCCCAGTGCGGCTACTGCATGAACGGCATGATCATGACCGCCAAGGCCCTGCTCGACCGCATTCCCGACCCCACCGACGAACAGATTCGCAACGAGCTGTCCGGCAACCTGTGCCGCTGCGGTACCCACGTCGAAATCCTGCGCGCCGTGCGCCGCGCCGCCGAGACCCGGAGAAAAGCATGA
- a CDS encoding molybdopterin-dependent oxidoreductase, whose translation MNHSQQVPSRDQLLAKTGVLLIVDHITPPSGPVAKGVTPVAKERELALFIAVSDDGMVYAFNGHVDLGTGIRTSLAQIVAEELDLRMDQVHMVLGDTERAPNQGATIASATLQISAVPLRKAAATARRHLLQQAAQRFGCTPEALRIEDGVVIGSNGGTLSFAELVQGENHQLFIADDAPLKAIEDYRLVGRSAARVDIPGKATGELTYVHDMRLPGMLHGRVIRPPYAGHDSGDFVGNSLLAVDESSIAHIPGVVAVVVIRDFVGVVAEREEQAIRAAHELKISWKPFTGKLPDLSDIAQAIRDNPRVQRTVLDQGDVDGGLANASQRLSRSYLWPYQLHASIGPSCALADFTEGPIRVWSGTQNPHLLRADLAWLLACDEARIEIIRMEAAGCYGRNCADDVCADAVLLSRAVQRPVRVQLTREQEHVWEPKGTAQLMEIDGGLNADGSVAAYDFQTSYPSNGAPTLALLLTGAVEPVPALFEMGDRTSIPPYDYEHMRVTINDMTPLVRASWMRGVSAMPNSFAHESYIDELAFAAAVDPVEYRLKHLSDPRAIDLVKATAERAQWQPHTQPRQAQADGDVLCGRGFAYARYIHSKFPGFGAAWAAWVADVAVDRRTGEVAVTRVVIGHDAGMMVNPEGVRHQIHGNVIQSTSRVLKEQVSFEESTVASKEWGGYPILTFPELPAIDVMMLPRQHEPPMGSGESASVPSAAAIANAIFDATGIRFRELPITAERVRAALGGEGQGPDAPAPAQPTTKRSKWWIGSLAGVFGAALGMLATALPWRAEIAPVTPPGAGSWSAAMLERGRQVAAAGDCAVCHTVSGGKVNTGGLAMDTPFGTLYSTNITPDPETGIGRWSFAAFERAMREGISRDGRHLYPAFPYTSFRNINDADMQALYAYLMSQTPVRQAAPANQMRFPFNQRPLMAGWNALFLQRGEYQPDPQRSEQWNRGAYLVDGLGHCTACHSPRNLMGAEKAGSSYLAGGMVDGWEAPALNALGKSATPWSEDELFSYLSTGFSEKHGVAAGPMGPVVSELATLPKSDVRAIAHYLSSLDGEPQAQVAKAAPQADTQVSLSNGERVFKGACMACHSDGLGPKLFGVSPSMAVNSNVHSDLPDNLLRVVLHGIATPATPDLGYMPGFKDSLSDRQVADLAAYLRQRFAADKPAWQGLAAKAAQIRANPGSH comes from the coding sequence ATGAACCACTCTCAACAGGTGCCCAGCCGCGACCAGTTGCTGGCCAAGACCGGCGTACTGCTGATCGTCGACCACATCACCCCGCCCTCGGGCCCCGTGGCCAAGGGCGTGACACCTGTGGCCAAGGAGCGCGAGCTGGCGTTGTTCATCGCCGTCAGCGACGACGGCATGGTCTACGCCTTCAACGGCCACGTCGACCTGGGCACCGGCATCCGCACCTCGCTGGCGCAGATCGTCGCCGAAGAGCTTGACCTGCGTATGGACCAGGTGCACATGGTGCTGGGCGACACCGAGCGGGCACCGAACCAGGGCGCGACCATCGCCAGCGCCACCCTGCAGATTTCCGCCGTGCCCCTGCGCAAGGCCGCCGCGACGGCGCGGCGCCATCTGCTGCAACAGGCCGCGCAACGGTTTGGCTGCACGCCCGAAGCGCTGCGCATTGAAGACGGCGTAGTTATCGGCAGCAACGGCGGCACGCTGAGCTTTGCCGAACTGGTGCAGGGTGAAAATCATCAATTGTTTATTGCCGACGATGCCCCGCTCAAAGCCATCGAGGACTACCGCCTGGTCGGGCGCAGCGCGGCACGGGTAGATATCCCCGGCAAGGCCACCGGCGAGCTGACCTATGTGCACGACATGCGGCTGCCCGGCATGCTTCACGGCCGGGTGATCCGCCCGCCCTACGCCGGCCACGACAGCGGCGACTTCGTCGGCAACAGCCTGCTGGCGGTGGATGAGTCCTCCATCGCCCACATACCTGGCGTGGTGGCCGTGGTGGTCATCCGCGATTTCGTCGGCGTGGTGGCCGAGCGCGAAGAGCAAGCGATCCGTGCAGCCCATGAGCTGAAAATCAGCTGGAAGCCATTCACAGGCAAGCTGCCTGACCTAAGCGATATCGCCCAGGCCATCCGCGATAACCCACGCGTGCAGCGCACGGTGCTGGACCAGGGCGATGTGGACGGTGGCCTCGCCAACGCCAGCCAGCGCCTGAGCCGCAGCTACCTGTGGCCCTACCAGTTGCATGCCTCGATCGGCCCGTCGTGCGCGCTGGCCGACTTCACCGAGGGGCCGATCCGCGTGTGGTCCGGCACGCAAAACCCGCACCTGCTGCGCGCCGACCTGGCCTGGTTGCTGGCGTGCGACGAAGCGCGCATCGAGATCATCCGCATGGAGGCCGCCGGCTGCTATGGCCGCAATTGCGCCGATGACGTGTGTGCCGATGCGGTGCTGCTGTCGCGTGCGGTGCAGCGCCCAGTGCGAGTGCAGCTGACCCGTGAACAGGAACACGTTTGGGAGCCCAAGGGCACCGCGCAACTGATGGAGATCGACGGCGGCCTTAACGCCGACGGCAGCGTGGCCGCCTACGACTTCCAGACCAGCTACCCGTCCAATGGCGCACCTACCCTGGCCCTGTTGCTGACCGGCGCCGTGGAGCCGGTGCCGGCACTGTTCGAAATGGGCGACCGCACCTCGATCCCGCCTTATGACTACGAACACATGCGCGTCACCATCAACGACATGACGCCACTGGTGCGCGCTTCGTGGATGCGCGGCGTGTCGGCCATGCCCAACAGCTTCGCCCACGAATCGTACATCGACGAGTTGGCCTTCGCCGCAGCCGTCGACCCGGTCGAATACCGCCTCAAGCACTTGTCCGATCCGCGCGCCATCGACCTGGTCAAGGCCACCGCCGAACGTGCTCAATGGCAGCCGCATACCCAGCCCAGGCAGGCGCAGGCCGACGGTGACGTACTGTGCGGCAGAGGTTTTGCCTATGCCCGCTACATCCACAGCAAGTTCCCCGGCTTCGGCGCAGCCTGGGCGGCATGGGTGGCGGATGTCGCGGTAGACCGGCGCACCGGTGAAGTCGCCGTCACCCGTGTAGTGATCGGTCACGATGCCGGGATGATGGTCAACCCCGAGGGCGTGCGTCACCAGATCCACGGCAACGTCATCCAGTCCACCAGCCGGGTGCTCAAGGAGCAGGTCAGCTTCGAGGAGTCGACGGTGGCAAGCAAGGAATGGGGTGGCTACCCGATCCTGACCTTCCCCGAGTTGCCAGCTATCGACGTGATGATGCTACCCCGCCAGCACGAGCCGCCAATGGGCAGTGGCGAGTCGGCCTCGGTACCCAGCGCGGCGGCCATCGCCAATGCCATTTTCGACGCCACCGGCATTCGTTTTCGCGAACTGCCGATCACGGCCGAGCGGGTGCGTGCCGCCCTCGGCGGTGAAGGCCAGGGGCCTGATGCGCCCGCGCCAGCGCAGCCGACGACCAAACGCTCCAAATGGTGGATCGGCTCGCTCGCCGGGGTGTTCGGTGCCGCCTTGGGCATGCTTGCCACCGCCCTGCCCTGGCGTGCCGAAATCGCCCCGGTAACCCCGCCTGGCGCCGGCAGCTGGAGCGCCGCGATGCTCGAACGCGGGCGCCAGGTGGCAGCGGCCGGCGACTGCGCCGTGTGCCATACGGTCAGCGGCGGCAAGGTGAATACCGGTGGGCTGGCAATGGACACGCCCTTCGGTACGCTGTACAGCACCAACATCACCCCCGACCCGGAAACCGGCATCGGCCGCTGGTCATTCGCCGCCTTCGAGCGGGCCATGCGCGAGGGTATCAGCCGCGATGGCCGGCACCTGTACCCGGCCTTTCCCTACACCTCGTTTCGCAACATCAACGACGCCGACATGCAAGCGCTGTACGCCTACCTGATGTCGCAAACGCCGGTACGCCAGGCAGCGCCGGCCAACCAGATGCGCTTCCCGTTCAACCAGAGGCCACTGATGGCCGGCTGGAACGCGCTGTTTCTGCAACGCGGTGAATACCAGCCCGACCCGCAACGCAGCGAACAGTGGAACCGTGGTGCCTACCTGGTCGACGGCTTGGGGCACTGCACGGCCTGCCACTCGCCGCGCAACCTGATGGGTGCCGAAAAAGCCGGCAGCAGCTACCTCGCCGGCGGCATGGTCGATGGCTGGGAAGCCCCGGCCCTGAACGCCCTGGGCAAGTCAGCGACGCCGTGGAGCGAAGATGAACTGTTCAGCTACCTGAGCACCGGCTTTTCGGAAAAGCACGGCGTGGCGGCCGGCCCCATGGGGCCGGTGGTCAGCGAACTGGCCACCCTGCCCAAAAGCGATGTGCGGGCCATTGCCCATTACCTCAGCTCACTCGATGGTGAGCCACAGGCACAGGTGGCCAAGGCCGCGCCTCAGGCGGACACGCAAGTGTCGTTGAGCAACGGCGAGCGGGTTTTCAAAGGCGCATGCATGGCCTGCCACAGCGATGGGTTGGGGCCAAAACTGTTTGGTGTCAGCCCGTCGATGGCGGTCAACAGCAACGTCCACAGCGACCTGCCGGACAACCTGCTGCGCGTGGTGCTGCACGGCATTGCGACCCCGGCAACCCCCGACCTGGGCTACATGCCCGGCTTCAAGGACAGCCTGTCGGACCGTCAGGTAGCCGACCTGGCGGCCTACCTGCGCCAGCGTTTTGCCGCCGACAAGCCCGCCTGGCAAGGGCTGGCGGCCAAGGCCGCGCAAATACGCGCCAACCCCGGCAGCCACTGA
- a CDS encoding TetR/AcrR family transcriptional regulator, which translates to MQTRKTGVRAQQADRTRDNILKAAVKVFSKEGFTGGRIEQISTLAKSNDRMIYYYFGSKEKLFISVLEHIYASFNQAEAKLRLDLADPEQALRELVAFIWDYYVRHPEFVTILATENLHQGQHARKSQNLRALSGEAVGVLRPIIEAGQAKGLFRDDIDITHAYLMIASLCYFYNSNRHTLSSFLAVDLADKQAKADWLAFISDLALRGLRR; encoded by the coding sequence ATGCAAACTCGCAAAACCGGTGTTCGCGCCCAGCAGGCCGACCGCACCCGGGACAACATTCTCAAGGCTGCCGTGAAGGTCTTCAGCAAGGAAGGCTTCACCGGTGGGCGCATCGAGCAGATCTCCACGCTGGCCAAGTCCAACGACCGGATGATCTATTACTACTTCGGCAGCAAGGAAAAGCTGTTCATCAGCGTGCTGGAGCACATCTACGCCAGCTTCAACCAGGCCGAAGCCAAGCTGCGCCTGGACCTCGCCGACCCGGAACAAGCCCTGCGCGAGCTGGTGGCGTTCATTTGGGACTACTACGTGCGCCACCCCGAGTTCGTCACCATCCTTGCCACCGAAAACCTTCACCAGGGCCAGCACGCGCGCAAGTCGCAAAACCTCAGGGCGCTGTCCGGCGAGGCGGTCGGCGTGCTGCGGCCGATCATCGAGGCCGGCCAGGCCAAGGGCCTGTTCCGGGACGACATCGACATCACCCACGCCTACCTGATGATTGCCTCGCTGTGCTACTTCTATAACTCCAACCGCCATACTCTCAGCTCGTTCCTGGCCGTGGACCTGGCCGACAAGCAGGCCAAGGCCGACTGGCTTGCCTTTATCAGCGACCTTGCCTTGCGTGGCCTGCGCCGCTGA
- a CDS encoding XdhC family protein produces the protein MQHLDLQVIDKALQWARAGDTVWLCTVLSTYGSAPRSPGAMLACRSAHEWVGSLSGGCVEEEFLASLAHGAFTQPAQVMRYGDGHEQSRRLRLPCGGVLVVLVERRQADGAWLEHLQALRGALLGQQRVTRKVCLPAGSVSLHCDNSVAVRMDDGAVHIGIGPALRLVLAGLSPVAEACADIARTLGCEVIACDPREEMASVEIEGVQMHRVLPSLFIAAGGCHAATAVVALTHDPKIDDLALMEAVHTPAFYIGAMGSAATSARRAERLQRIGGLTNEQIERLHMPIGLDLGSKSPAEIALAVMADVLRVYRGKARNAL, from the coding sequence ATGCAGCATCTCGACCTGCAGGTGATCGACAAAGCCCTGCAATGGGCCCGTGCCGGCGATACGGTGTGGCTGTGCACGGTGCTGTCCACCTATGGCTCGGCCCCCCGCTCGCCCGGCGCGATGCTGGCCTGCCGCAGCGCGCATGAGTGGGTCGGTTCTTTGTCCGGCGGCTGCGTGGAAGAGGAGTTCCTCGCCAGCCTGGCGCACGGTGCATTCACCCAGCCGGCACAGGTAATGCGCTATGGCGACGGGCACGAGCAGAGCCGGCGCTTGCGCCTGCCCTGCGGCGGCGTGCTGGTGGTGCTGGTAGAGCGGCGGCAGGCGGATGGCGCGTGGCTGGAGCATCTGCAGGCCCTTCGCGGGGCGCTGCTGGGCCAGCAACGGGTGACGCGCAAGGTCTGTCTGCCGGCGGGTAGTGTCAGCCTGCATTGTGACAATAGCGTTGCCGTGCGCATGGACGACGGCGCCGTGCACATCGGTATCGGCCCCGCTTTGCGGCTGGTGCTGGCCGGGCTGTCGCCGGTCGCCGAGGCCTGTGCCGATATCGCTCGCACGCTGGGCTGCGAGGTCATTGCCTGCGACCCGCGCGAGGAGATGGCGAGTGTCGAGATAGAAGGCGTACAGATGCACCGGGTACTGCCTTCGCTGTTCATCGCGGCGGGTGGTTGCCATGCCGCTACGGCCGTGGTGGCGTTGACTCACGATCCGAAAATCGATGACCTGGCCTTGATGGAGGCGGTGCATACGCCGGCGTTCTACATCGGCGCCATGGGCTCGGCAGCCACATCAGCCCGCCGCGCCGAGCGGTTGCAGCGGATTGGCGGCTTGACGAACGAACAGATCGAACGGCTGCACATGCCTATCGGGCTGGACCTGGGCAGCAAGTCGCCAGCGGAGATTGCGCTGGCGGTGATGGCGGATGTGCTGCGGGTATACCGGGGCAAGGCGCGAAATGCGTTGTAA
- the salA gene encoding salicylate 1-monooxygenase, with translation MQQATALEVSIVGGGIAGVALALDLCRHAHLNVQLFESAAAFGEVGAGVSFGANAVRAIAGLGIAEPYARIADSTPAPWQDVWFEWRDGRDAQYLGSSVAEGVGQSSVHRADFLDALASQLPPGIAQFGKRAQQVEQVGERVRVCFTDGTEHHCDVLIGADGIKSSIRDHVLDGLGVARVAPRFSGTCAYRGLIDSAQLREACWARGVGEHLVDVPQMYLGLDGHILTFPVKQGRLINVVAFVSDRSQPNPAWPSDAPWVRQASQAEMLKAFEGWGDAVQVLLECIATPSLWALHDLAELPGYTHGRVGLIGDAAHAMLPHQGAGAGQGLEDAWLLARLLADPNVLGSPVQAVLEAYDAVRRPRACRVQRTSWEAGELYEFRDPAVLDDPQLLGKVLGERFDWLWNHDLQDDLKRARQLLGLQVQAA, from the coding sequence ATGCAACAGGCTACTGCACTTGAAGTTTCCATAGTTGGCGGTGGTATCGCAGGTGTCGCACTTGCGCTCGATCTTTGCCGCCATGCGCACTTGAACGTCCAACTGTTCGAATCGGCTGCGGCCTTTGGTGAAGTAGGCGCAGGCGTCTCTTTTGGTGCCAATGCGGTGCGTGCCATTGCCGGATTGGGCATTGCCGAGCCCTATGCCAGGATCGCCGACAGCACGCCGGCACCTTGGCAAGATGTGTGGTTCGAATGGCGTGATGGGCGTGACGCGCAATACCTGGGCAGCAGTGTGGCAGAAGGGGTTGGGCAGTCGTCGGTACACCGGGCTGATTTTCTCGATGCGCTGGCCAGCCAGTTGCCGCCGGGCATCGCCCAGTTCGGCAAGCGTGCGCAGCAGGTCGAGCAGGTGGGGGAGCGTGTGCGGGTGTGCTTTACCGATGGCACGGAGCATCACTGCGACGTGTTGATTGGTGCCGACGGCATCAAGTCATCCATCCGTGACCACGTGCTCGACGGCCTGGGTGTTGCGCGGGTGGCGCCGCGTTTCAGTGGCACATGCGCCTACCGTGGGCTGATCGACAGCGCGCAGTTACGTGAAGCCTGTTGGGCGCGCGGCGTGGGTGAGCATCTGGTCGATGTGCCGCAGATGTACCTGGGGCTCGACGGCCATATCCTGACCTTCCCGGTCAAACAGGGGCGGTTGATCAATGTGGTGGCGTTCGTGTCGGACCGCAGCCAGCCGAATCCAGCCTGGCCAAGCGATGCGCCTTGGGTGCGTCAGGCAAGCCAGGCCGAAATGCTCAAAGCGTTCGAGGGCTGGGGTGATGCGGTGCAGGTACTGCTGGAGTGCATCGCCACACCTTCCCTGTGGGCACTGCATGATCTTGCTGAACTGCCGGGGTATACCCACGGCCGAGTGGGGCTGATTGGTGATGCTGCTCACGCCATGCTGCCGCATCAGGGCGCGGGGGCCGGCCAGGGGTTGGAGGATGCCTGGTTGCTGGCACGGTTGCTGGCCGACCCGAATGTGCTCGGCAGCCCTGTGCAGGCAGTGCTTGAGGCGTATGACGCGGTACGGCGACCGCGTGCTTGCCGGGTGCAGCGCACCTCATGGGAAGCGGGTGAGCTGTATGAGTTCCGTGACCCTGCCGTGCTGGACGATCCGCAGTTGCTCGGCAAGGTGCTGGGCGAGCGGTTCGATTGGTTGTGGAACCATGATCTGCAGGATGACCTGAAACGCGCCCGTCAATTGTTGGGGTTGCAGGTGCAGGCTGCCTGA
- a CDS encoding MFS transporter — MRNINAAALLERARFNAFHARLLFWCALIIIFDGYDLVIYGVVLPSLMAEWGLSAVQAGVLGSCALVGMMAGALFFGSLSDRIGRRKTIMTCVLLFSGVTALNGLATSPETFALCRFVAGLGIGGVMPNVVALMNEYAPGKMRSTLVAIMFSGYSLGGMLSAGLGMLFIPQWGWQAVFYVAVIPLLLLPLLIHQLPESMDFLLRSGQAERAKVLLAQATSDYLPEHDDQLSLVATRAGKVSIREVFSEGRVVNTLTLWAAFFCCLLMVYALSSWLPKLMSSAGYGLNSSLAFLLVLNSGAIVGAIAGGWLGDRVGIANVLLCFFACGALSLSLLALKAPVAVLYLLIAVAGASTIGTQILANACAVQYYPPHIRSTGLGWAMGIGRLGAIVGPVLGGVLHSANLPYQSSFLAFAIPGAIGAVAILLFIRRQVVATRSRGVQRVTG; from the coding sequence ATGCGAAATATCAATGCAGCGGCCCTGCTGGAACGGGCCCGGTTCAATGCCTTTCACGCGCGTTTACTGTTCTGGTGCGCGCTGATCATCATCTTCGACGGCTATGACTTGGTCATCTATGGCGTGGTACTGCCATCGCTGATGGCCGAATGGGGCCTGAGCGCGGTACAGGCGGGGGTACTGGGCAGTTGCGCGCTGGTCGGGATGATGGCGGGGGCGCTGTTCTTCGGTTCGCTGTCGGACCGGATCGGGCGGCGCAAAACCATCATGACCTGTGTCTTGCTGTTCAGTGGCGTCACGGCCTTGAATGGGCTGGCCACTTCACCCGAAACCTTCGCGCTGTGCCGCTTTGTTGCCGGGCTGGGGATCGGCGGTGTCATGCCCAATGTGGTTGCGCTGATGAACGAGTACGCACCCGGCAAGATGCGCAGCACCTTGGTGGCGATCATGTTCAGTGGCTATTCGCTGGGCGGCATGCTGTCGGCTGGGCTGGGCATGCTGTTCATTCCCCAGTGGGGCTGGCAGGCGGTGTTCTATGTGGCTGTGATACCGCTGTTGCTGCTGCCGTTGCTGATCCATCAATTGCCCGAGTCCATGGACTTTCTGTTGCGCAGCGGTCAGGCCGAACGCGCCAAGGTTTTGCTGGCCCAGGCCACATCAGACTATTTGCCGGAGCACGATGACCAACTCAGCTTGGTCGCTACGCGGGCTGGGAAAGTGTCGATTCGGGAGGTTTTCAGTGAAGGGCGGGTGGTAAACACGCTGACGTTGTGGGCGGCATTCTTCTGTTGCCTGTTGATGGTTTATGCATTGAGTTCGTGGCTGCCAAAGTTGATGAGCAGTGCGGGCTATGGGCTGAACTCAAGCCTGGCATTTTTACTGGTGCTCAACTCGGGTGCGATCGTTGGGGCGATTGCGGGTGGCTGGCTGGGTGACCGTGTGGGTATCGCCAACGTGTTGCTGTGCTTCTTCGCCTGCGGTGCGCTGTCGCTCAGCCTGCTTGCGCTAAAGGCGCCCGTGGCGGTGCTGTACCTGCTCATCGCCGTGGCTGGCGCTTCTACCATTGGCACGCAGATTTTGGCCAATGCCTGCGCGGTGCAGTACTACCCGCCACACATCCGTTCCACCGGACTTGGGTGGGCAATGGGTATAGGGCGGCTGGGGGCAATCGTCGGGCCGGTACTGGGCGGGGTGCTGCACAGCGCGAACCTGCCTTATCAAAGCAGTTTCCTGGCGTTTGCCATACCGGGCGCCATTGGCGCCGTCGCCATTCTGCTGTTTATCCGGCGTCAGGTTGTGGCAACGCGAAGCCGGGGCGTTCAGCGAGTTACCGGCTGA
- a CDS encoding LysR family transcriptional regulator has translation MDLRDLDLNLLLVFNQLLIDRKVSTAAENLSLTQPAMSNALKRLRTVLQDELFVRTYQGMEPTPYALQLAEPITTAIQTLRDAFSRQDTFDPATSNRRFTMAMTDIGEIYFMPKLMDAFAALAPGCTISTLRNSADTLAEGLQNGTIELAVGLLPHLQAGFFQRRLFHHRYVCLCRKGHPATQQPLTVENFMSFEHVSVVAANTGHGEVDTYYARAGVVRNIRLEVPHFVAVGHILQHSDLLATVPERFAASCEAPFGLSVMPPPVALPNIEINLFWHGRYNKDPANRWLRQLMFDLFSDAWSCANRHAPWGCGAASTANAQ, from the coding sequence ATGGATTTACGCGATCTAGACCTGAACCTGCTGCTGGTTTTCAACCAGCTACTGATCGACCGCAAAGTTTCGACCGCCGCCGAAAACCTGAGCCTGACCCAACCGGCGATGAGCAATGCCCTGAAGCGCCTGCGCACTGTGCTGCAGGACGAGTTGTTCGTGCGCACCTACCAGGGCATGGAGCCCACTCCTTACGCCCTGCAGTTGGCGGAGCCGATTACCACAGCCATCCAAACGCTACGCGACGCATTCAGCCGGCAGGACACTTTCGACCCGGCCACCAGCAATCGCCGCTTCACCATGGCCATGACCGACATTGGCGAGATCTACTTCATGCCCAAGCTGATGGACGCGTTTGCCGCACTGGCGCCCGGCTGCACCATCAGCACATTGCGCAACTCGGCTGACACCCTGGCCGAAGGGCTGCAGAACGGCACTATTGAGCTGGCGGTTGGCCTGTTACCGCATCTGCAGGCGGGGTTCTTTCAACGGCGGCTGTTTCACCATCGCTATGTGTGCCTGTGCCGTAAAGGGCACCCCGCTACGCAGCAGCCCCTGACCGTGGAGAACTTCATGAGCTTCGAGCATGTGAGTGTGGTGGCGGCCAATACCGGGCATGGCGAGGTCGACACGTATTACGCGCGGGCTGGGGTGGTGCGCAACATTCGCCTGGAAGTGCCGCACTTCGTGGCGGTGGGGCACATCCTGCAGCACAGTGATTTGTTGGCAACGGTGCCAGAGCGGTTTGCCGCCAGTTGCGAGGCACCGTTCGGGTTGAGCGTTATGCCACCCCCGGTGGCATTGCCGAACATCGAAATCAACCTGTTCTGGCATGGGCGGTACAACAAGGACCCGGCCAACCGCTGGCTTCGACAATTGATGTTCGACTTGTTCTCGGATGCATGGTCTTGCGCCAATCGTCATGCACCTTGGGGCTGCGGCGCAGCCTCAACCGCGAACGCTCAGTAA